The DNA region ATTTTTAGGCCATCCCTTCCGCAATCTCAATGGCGAAATGCAAAGTGCTCAAATTGAAGGTGAGCAAGTAGCAGCCCTATTACAAGCAAGTCTCGATAGGGATGCGAACTTGAGTGATGTGGTAAAGCGCCATTTAACGAATGGAATTCCTGCTGAAATGCATGAATTGTATGGACCGTTTGGATTAATTGCAACCGAAATTGGCTATACAGGTGACCCAAGGAATTTGCCTTGTGCGTTTTTTGTAACGATGAATGGGTACTATGAAGAACTTATCGGTTCACATATTAAATGAAAGGAGGAAAATCTAAATGATCCAGAAGAGGTTTGAAAATACTGCCAAGGCCGTTGCCGATGTACACGATGGAGCTACGCTCCTTGTTGGAGGATTTGGGGGAAGCGGACTGCCATCCCAACTGATAGCTGCCTTAGTTGTACAGGGAGCAAAGAATCTGACTGTTGTATCAAATAATATTGGTGCGGTTAGCGATGGTGTTGCCGCACTAATCAGCAATAATCAAGTAAAGAAAATCATTTGCTCTTTCCCTGTCGGTCCGCATGCTGACGATTTGATTGCACGTCTTCAGAAAAACACGATTGAGCTAGAAATTGCTCCGCAAGGAACATTAGCAGAACGCATTCGAGCTGGCGGTGCAGGGATTCCAGCCTTTTACACACCGACGGCAGCGCACACAGAACTTGGAGAAGGCAAAGAGTCGCGTGTGTTCAATGGCCGTTTGCATATCTTAGAGCATGCCATCACTGGTGACTTCGCTTTTATCAAGGGACATCAGGCCGATCGCTGGGGGAATCTTGTTTACAATAAGACACAGCGTAATTTTAACCCGGTCATGGCGACAGCAGCACGCATTACCATTGCCGAGGTGGATGAAATTGTGGAAGTCGGAGGATTGGATCCAGAGAACATTGCGACACCGAGCGTCTTTGTCCATCGTTTAGTAAAATTGGAAGCCGTGAATGAAGGGCGGGTGGAAGTAAATGGGTAAGGACAAACAGAAGGTTGGATGGTCAAAGATAGACTTAGCTTCTAGAGTAGCTCAAGACTTAGATGATGGATGGTTCGTAAATCTTGGAATTGGAATACCGACACTTGTGGCTGATGTCATTCCTGAAGGCCGGGAAATTATTTTGCATAGTGAGAATGGTCTTCTTGGGCTCGGGCCAAAACCAGAACCGGGTGAAGAGGATATGGACCTTGTGAATGCTGGTAAGGAACCAATTACATTAAAACCAGGTGGCTGCTTCTTCTCACAATCAGACTCCTTTGCAATGATCCGCGGCGGTCACCTTGATGCAGCTGTACTTGGCGCCTTTCAAGTCTCGATGTACGGTGATCTTGCAAGTTGGAAGGTCCCGAACGATCCGCTTGGCCGTGTTGGAGGTGCGATGGATTTGACGGTTGGAGCAAAGCGTGTCTTCCTCTGTATGCAGCATTGCACGAGAACGGGAGAATCGAAAATCGTGGAAGAATGTACGTATCCACTGACAGCGCCACGCTGTGTAGACCGGATTTATACAGACCTTGCGGTGATTGATGTGACAGATGAGGGCCTTGTCGTCCAAGAACTAGCTCCAGGTGTTACCTTCGAATACCTGCAGGAACATACTGCTGCACCAATTAAGATTCATGCAGCTAGCTTGCAAAAGGAGACACTCCACAACAATGATTAGGCATGCTAAAAAACCTAGCATCGACCGTAGCTCATCGGTGCCTCTATATAAACAAATCAAGGAAATATTGATTGAGGAGCTGCAGGCTGCTAACGGTGAATCTGGTCGCCCTTTTAGCACCGAGCAGGATCTCGTTCAGCGTTTCCACGTGAGTCGGGCACCTGTTCGTCAGGCACTGAAGGAGCTAACAGATGAAGGGTATGTTTACCGAGAGCGGGCGAAGGGCACCTTCCCTGTTCAGGATCTTCCCGTACGACCTCCAGGGTTAGAGTTAGGAGGACTAGTTGGTTTCCTTCGCGATCAAGGTTTAGATTGCACTTCGAAAATACTAGGTATAGATCGTGTCTTACCCACAGTGAATCTGTGCGCTAATCTTGGTCTTGATCCGACTGATAAGGTCTTGAGAATTTCTCGATTAATTTTGCTTAAAGAGAAACCACTTGTTTGGGCGCAGACAAATCTATTCGTATCGGAGGATTTCCACCCTACTAAACGGGAGCTTGAGACGGTTGACAGCATCTTCGCACTCCTTCAGAGCGAACAAGGTATATTCATTTCTCGTGGTGATCATCAAATCTTTTCATCCTGTGCGAACCCTGAAGAGGTAGAGCTTTTGAATGTTCAAAATGGCGATCCTATTCTCGTCATAGAGACGAAGTTATATACGCGAAATGATCGACTCATAGGCTGGAGAAGGGCTATTCATCGATCCGATGATTATAAGTTCTCTTTCACGGTGAACCGGTGACATTCTCAAAAGGTTTTGGAGTTTGTTGTTGTTATTCCATAAATGAAAGCGATTTAATTTAAACGTTTGTAACTGTATTAGTGTTTGCTACAGTAATGGGAAGTAGGACCAATATTTGGAGGCACCTATTACACACTTTATTTTTATAAAATTTATTAGATAAAACTGGGGAGGGAAATATTTATGAATTCAAAGTCAAATTTAAGAATTGCTATTCTTGGTGGGGGAATTGGTGGGGCATCAGCGGCAGTAGCTTTACGGCATGCAGGATTCAATGTCAATGTTTATGAGCAAGCTCCAGCTATAACAGAGGTAGGTGCAGGTATCGGTTTGCGTCCGCCATCCATCAATTATTACAAGGAATGGGGGCTTTTGGAGGAAATCGAGAGAGTAACCCATAAAAGCGTCCAAATAGAGATCCTTTCAGATCAAGCGGAAGTATTACTTAAGGAACAATGGCCAGCATTAACAGATGATACGAATGAAAAATGGGCGAGATTGATTCATCGTGCAGACTGTCTCGACACGTTGATTAATGCAATTCCATCGGAGTGCCTCCATTTGAATCACAAATGTAAAGACATCGTTCGCCATGATGATTATGCAGTAATTGAGTTTGAGAACGGTGTCAAAGTAGAAGCTGATTTGGTCATTGGTGCAGATGGGATTCGTTCCCTCACTCGTTCGCTATTTTTCAGCCAAGCTCAACCGGTTTTCCACCATTATCATGCCTATCGGGCTCTTGTAAATGTGGATGAAACATATGGTTTGGCTACTGGAGACACACTGAGAATTGTCGCAAATGATAAAGTCAATATCTATTTGTTACCGCTAAAATATCGGAATCAAGTATCCGTCGATATTACCGTACCACACGATGACCCTACTGGGAGACCGAAAGTACCCAAAGAAGACATGCTCAATCAATTAAAGAACTTCCATCCGGACCTCCAGAAGATTGCGGAAAATATAGATTATTGGGATGTTCGTGCACTATACGATATTGATCCAGTACATCAGTGGAGTAATAGTTGTATCACTCTGCTTGGGGATGCTGCACATTCAATGCTTCATAACCAAGGTCAAGGGGCAAATATGGCTATTCAAGATGCAGGAGTATTGGCTGAATGTTTACTAGAAGCCGATTCCGTTGCAGAAGCTTTACAAAAGTATGAGAGTCTAAGAAAACCAGTTTGTCATTTATTTCAAAATTTATCTCGCCAATTCCATAATGACAAGGAAGAAACTTTTTTCCCAGAAAAAGAATTTTTTGAAAAGACTTCTGAATAAGAATTTCAGAGTATTAAGTAGAATTGAAATATTCCGTCCCTTTTTGATCAAATAAGGGATGGATTGAAATACGGAGGTTATTGCAAATGCCTGTACATCCCGAGATAAAAAAGATTTTGGATTTTATTCCCCAGTCCGACTCAAAACCGAAAATCATTCCAGAAGAACATAGAAAAATGTTCAATGCACCAGTTTTACCTGTTGAAAAACGAGTTCAAGTCCATGCTGTTGAAGAAAGAACTGTTCCGACTTCTGAAGCAGATATCCTAGTAAGAATTTATACGCCGAAGGAAGCCGATTCGTATCCACTTCTCATGTATTTTCATGGCGGCGCATTTTTCACCGGAAATTTAGAAAGTCATGATGAAGTTGTTCGCCCGATTTGCAAGGAATCCGGCTATAAAGTTATATCCATTGATTACCGACTTGCTCCTGAACACCCATATCCTGCTGCATTAGTAGATTGCTATCATGTGACAAAATGGGCGACAGAACATAAAGACGAATTAAAATGGGATGGGAAAAATCTCGCCATTGCAGGGGATAGTTCGGGTGGAAACCTAGTAGCTGCCGTTTCTTTAATGGCCCGTGACAAAAAGGAGTTTACCATTACGAAACAGGTATTATATTATCCATCCCTTGACCTCGACTTCAGTGAATTTCGTTACCCATCACTAGTGGAGAATGGAAAGGGTTATTTCGTAGAAAGTGATCAATTAGCTGAACATAACTCATTCTATTTGCTAGGAAATGTAGATACGGATCATCCGCTTGTTTCACCGATTCGAGAAGAAAATTTAGAACACCTTCCAGCGGCACTTGTCATTACAGCAGAGTATGACCCATTTCGTGATGAAGGGGAACTCTTTGCAGAGAACTTAAAAAAATGTGGTGTCCAGGTTGAAACAAAACGATATGAAGGTGCTACATGGCTTCTTAGGAAAGTTTACCCATCTTGATGAATACAAAGACGTTTATAAACGTACAGCTGAATTTTTAAATTCTAAGCTCCTTTAATTTCTGTTGTTAATTCGGTAAGAAATTATACTTGGGGACAAATCTTGATACAACAACTAAAGGTTTGTCCTTAATAAGGGTTCTTAAAGACAAAACACGGTAAGTAAATGGAGGATTTGTCTTTAATAAGGGTTCTTAAAGACAAAACACTTTAAGACAAATAAGGATTTGTCCTCAATAAGGGTTCTTAAAGACAAAACACTTTAAGACAAATAAGGATTTGTCCTCAATAAGGGTTCTTAAAGACAAAACACTTTAAGACAAATAAGGATTTGTCCTCAATAAGGGTTCTTAAAGACAAAACACTTTAAGACAAATAAGGATTTGTCCTTAATAAGGGTTCTTAAAGACAAAACAAATAAGGATTTGTCCTCAATAAGGGTTCTTAAAGACAAAACACGGTAAGACAAGTAAAGATTTGTCTTTAATAAGGGTTTTTAAAGACAAATAGTATTACTGTATGTCAAAAAATCAGGGTGAAATAGGATAGAGTTACCAAAAATATTCTCAATATTCAGAACATAAATCCAATTTTTAAAAGGGGTGTTTATCTAATGAAAAATAAAAAGTTTTGGAGTTATGAAAATAAGTTAGTATTAATCTTTTTCTTCACAGTCGGATTTGTATTCTTTGACCGTCTAGCCATTAACTATCTATTTCCAATGATTTCTGTAGATTTAGGACTAAATTATACACAATTAGGATTATTAGGTGCAGGTCTTGCGTTAACCTGGTCAGTGTCTGGTCCGTTAGGCGGTTTTATCTCGGATAAAGTGAAAAGTAAGAAAGCCATGTTAGCCGTTTTAGTTTTATTATTTTCCTTCGTTTCATTAATGCATGGTTTGGCACAAACATTCATTATGTTATTCGTGCTACGTCTATTAATGGGTATAGTAGAAGGTCCGCTGATTCCTCAGACACAATCCATTTTAGCAATGGAATCTTCAGAGCGTCGCCGCGGGTTCAACCTAGGCTTCACAATGAACACAAGTAATGCATTATTCGGAAGCATTTTGGCGCCTGTATTACTCGTTGGTTTAGCAACAAAATTCGACTGGCATATTGCGTTTTATTTAACGATTATTCCTGGGCTTATTTTAAGTTTCTTCATTTTAAAACAAGTGAAAAATCCAGACCCAGCGAAGTTCCATTTTATGCATGAAACAAAATCATCTGAAAAAGTGAAGATAAAAGATGTTCTTAAACACCGTAATATTTGGTTATCCGTTATTGTTTTTAGCTTAGTGATGACAGTGCTTATGGCATTCCAAATTTTTGGCCCAACCTATTTAGTACAAGCAAAAGGTTTATCTGATACAACCATGAGTTTCGTTATGGCATCATTCGGGGTTGGTTATGCCATCTTCGGTTTCTTGATTCCAACGCTTTCAGAGCGTACTGGCCGTAAACCAGCTTCTTCCCTTTCTGGATTGTTGTTAATTCTTGTACCGCTGTCAATCGTATTTGTAGATTCCATACCTTTAATGATGCTTCTTTTATTCATCGGTTCAGCTGGTTCAGGAGTAATTGGTATGTCTATGTCTGTTATTCCTGTTGAGTCTGCTCCATTGCAATACTCAGGTCTTGCAGTAGGGTTAACGATCGGTGTTGGTGAGTTCTTCGGTGGTTTCTTAAATCCAATGATTAACGGGCGCTTAGCAGACATTTATGGTATTCAAACACCACTATACGTAGCTGCTGCAGCAGGGGTAATTGCATTTCTATTAACATTCTTCTATAAAGAAACAGCACCAGCTAAAGTACAATTAACGCCAGAGCAAGAAGCCAACAAAAATGTTCCTGTAGTATAAGTTTAAAGCTTGAATTAGCCCGCCTCTTCTGAGAAGACGCGGGCTGATTTTTCATAAAGCTGCTCTGGGATCCTGTCTACATAATCAAAGAAACTAGGTGTACTTGAGGCCACGAATCAAATCGTGTGTAAAATACAAACTTATCCCCTATACTAAAGTAGAAAAACGAAATTGGAGGGAAAAATTATGCATATTGAAATGTGGACTGATTTTGCTTGACCATTCTGCTATATTGGCAAAAGGCGTCTGGAGGACGCCATTAAACAGATTAACCATCCCATTGAAGTAACATATAGATGCTACGAGCTGGATCCGACAGCAGAACGCGATATAAAAGAAAATATGTACCAAATGTTAGCCCGAAAATATGGAATGAGTATTGCTCAAGCAAAAGTAAATACGGGGAACGTGGTACAAATGGCAAAGGAAGTTGGATTAGAATATCAAATGGATACAATGATTCTAACGAACACCTTTGATGCTCACCGTTTGACGATGTTTGCAAAAACACAAGGATTAATGAAAGAGATGACCGAACGAATTTTACATGCCTATTTTACTGAATCCAAACACATTGGAGATCATCAAACTTTAACAGAGTTGGCAGCTGAGGTTGGTTTGAATCGGGAAGCTGTAGAAAAAATGCTTGCAAGTGATGAGATGGCAGATGCTGTTCGTGCTGATGAACAAACAGCTAAACAGTACCGGATTACTGGTGTCCCGTTTTTTCTTATTAATAAAAAATACGCCCTTACAGGTGCTCAGCCAACTGAGACATTTGTTCAGGCACTAGAAAAAATCATTTCAGAGGATGAAATCACCATTTTAAATAATCAAGATGGTACAGTCTGTGATGATGATGGCTGCGAAATTCCTAATAAATAGTAATGCAACCAAAAAGGACTAACAAATTTTGTTAGTCCTTTGTTATTGATATAACAAGCTTTTTAAACCTGACAGCCTTGTGCTTGGACTGATAACTTCGCATTCTTATTTTTGAACAATGACATTAAAAGAGTCTTTTTTTCATACTATATTTCTGGGGTGAAAAAATGCCAAGAGTTAATTACCGAAATTCAGATGTTGATTTAATGGCAAGGATGATGAGAGCGGAAGCCGAAGGTGAAGGCAAACAAGGAATGTTAATGGTGGGAAATGTAATTGTTAATCGTGTGAAAGCAGATTGTATAGACTTTAAAGATGTAAGAACAGTCAATGATGTGATTTTCCAGGTACAAGGAGGAAATTTTTCTTTTGAAGCTGTCCAAAAAGGGAATGTATTTTATCAAAGAGCGAGAACTGCTGAAAAAAGATTAGCAAAACAAAATTTGGATTATTGGAGAGAACACCCATCAAAATATTCGCTTTGGTATTTTAATCCATATGGACCATGTCCTCCTACCTGGTACGATCAACCTCAGTCTGGTCAATTTAAACAGCATTGTTATTATGAACCAAAACCAGGAACATGTGAAAGTGTTTATATCGGACCTTAGGCTTACTCTTTTGAGTAAGCTTTTTTTTACATTATGATGAAATTTAGTTAAAGGGGAAAACATGCAGTTAATCATAGCGTTTTCATGTATAGTAGAGTAGAACTTAATATACATAATTAAAAGTAACGGCTTTTAATATAGAAGTGGGGGAGATTTATGAGAAGAATTATTTTGACGACAGAGAGTGGTGCAGATTTACCGGTAGAATTAGCTAACAAACACAATGTGAAAGTGGTTCCGATGCACGTGATCATGGATGGGGAGGATTATTTAGATGGTTCTTTACCTGTAACAGATATCTATGATTATTATGAGCGGACAAAAAAAATACCCTCGACCACGTCGACAAATTCACATGAATACCATGAATTTTTCACAAAGATAAAAAGTGATTATCCTGATTGCATCATTATACATATTGGTTATACATCAAAGGCCTCTTCTTCCTTTCAAAATGCCATCATTGCAACAGAAGAGCTGGAGGATATTTTTCTAATTGATGCTTTGAATGTAACTGGCGGATTAATGACCATTGTGATGTATGCGGTTGCCATATTAGAGAATGAACCAACGATAGAACCTGTTCGATTAGTTGATTTGATTGAGTCAATGATACCTAAAACAAGATTTGCATTCGTTCCAGGAAGCTTAGATTTTTTAAGAGCAGGAGGGCGTGTTAGTAATTTAGCATATCTCGGTGGGGCATTGTTAAAAATAAAGCCCCGGATCGAGCTGATTGACGGAAATCTTGTTTCAACCAAAAAGTACCGCGGGAAAATGGATGTCGTTACAGAAAAACTGATGCAAGATTACTTAGATCAATATGATATTGATAGAGAACAACTTTACTTAATATACTCGATTGGACTTGATGAAGGGATCAAGCAGAGGATGGAAGGTAATGCAAAGGAAGCAGGCTTCAAAAATGTAAAGTGGGTTCAAGCAGGCGCGATGATTTCTACACACGCTGGACCTGGAGGCTTTGGAATCGCAGGCTTGGAAGTGTAGGAACGGAAAGTCTGTTCTTCGGAATGAGGAATAAAAAATTTGTTTTGGAAAGTATTCTAATTAGCCTTTTTGGCAGTAATAAATATAACCAAACCGTGAAAAATGCAATTATATCTGAACTAGAACTTAATGACGATAAATGAGTCCTGAATAGTTATAATAAAATAATTTTCAGTCTATTTCATTTACAAACGAAAAAGGGTGTGCAATAATCTCTAGTAGAAAACAAAAAAATGAATATTAAACAAATAGGTTTCTTACTGTTCCTAATGAATAGTAAGACTAAGAGGGAAGTTGGTGTAAAGTCCAACACGGTCCCGCCACTGTAAGCGAGTAGGAAGGTTATAAAAAATCCACTGTGTGTGTATTGCATGGGAAGGAATAACCAACCGTTGATTCGTAAGTCAGGAAACCTGCCTATTATGTTGTTTAAGCTTCCTCGAGGAAAGGAATGTTTAAAGTGCAGGTAATCTCTTAATTGTAGGTATTTTATTATTTATATTAAAGATTGCAAGTTTATACATACTATCTACTAGACAAGTATGATAACATGCCTTTACTCGACGCTTTCTACAGGAAAAGCGTTTTTTTTGTGTTCAAAAAGAGAAGGAGGAAAAGTAATGAAGGCGTTTTTTAAAAAATGGGGTTTATTAAGTGCTGTTTTTCTAGTAAGTATGGTGATCATTGTAGGTTGTGGTACACAAAAGCAAACCACTCAAAATGAAAAAAATGGAGAGAAAGAGGTTTCTCAACAAGAAATCGATAAGAAAAGCGCACAGTCCTTTCCAATTACCCTTACAGATGATGCAGGCAGAGAGGTGACAATTGAGGAAAAACCGGAAACCATTGTTTCCATTCAAACGAGTAGTACAGAGATTGCCTTTGCCCTTGGATTAGGTGATCAGATTGTTGGTGTTTCAGATTACGATAATTACCCACCGGAAGCGCTGGAAAAAGAAAAGGTAGGGGCACAGGATATCAATGTAGAACTCGTTCTCACACTTCTTCCGGATATGGCTCTTGTGACAGACTATCATTACAAGACGCACCCAGAAACGCTACAACAGTTTGAAGATGCTGGTATTAACGTGATTGTGATTGGAAGTGCTACCTCATTTGAAAATGTATATAGAAATATTGACATGATTGGTACAGCTACCGGAAGTGAGACAGAAGCAAACGAAATCATCTCTGATATGAAGCAGCGTTTAAGTGCCATCAAAGAAAAAGCAGCAGAAGAGATTACCGATAAAAAGAAAGTCTGGGTGGAGGTTTCACCGGCACCAGATATTTTTACAACAGGAACAAACACATTTATGCATGAAATGCTCGAATCGATTCAAGCTACGAACGCTGCAGAGGAGCACGAGGGCTGGGTAAAACTGACGGAGGAAGAGATCGTCAAATTAAATCCTGATGTCATCATTACTACTTATGGATACTATGTAGAAAATCCAAAAGATCAAGTATTAGCTCGTAAGGGATGGGCGGAAGTGCCCGCTCTAAAAAAACAACAGGTGTTTGATGTGGATAGCGATACCGTTACTAGACCAGGTCCTCGTTTAATTGAAGGAGTCGAGACACTTGCGGAACTTATCTACCCTGAAATTTTTAAATAATAAAATAGCTTGGTTGTATCTTCTAAGTGGTGGGTTTGTACTTAGTACAGCCCTCCTTGGCTTATTAATAAGTAGTGTCCAAGTCCCAGTTTCTACTATATTACATATCATCATCGATAAATCCTTGAGCCTTGGCTGGCTTGAAGATATCGCGAGAAATGAAGAAATGATTATTTGGAATATCCGTCTGCCAAGAGTGCTTCTTGCATTTTGTGTTGGTGCATCCCTTGCTTTAGCGGGTTCCGCTTTTCAAGGGCTTTTACGCAACCCATTAGCAGACCCGTATACGATTGGGGTGTCTTCTGGTGCTTCTCTAGGTGCCGTTTTCGTTTTGTTTTTTCAAGTTACCATTGTTGGTATTGGGAACTTTACGCTTCCGGTCGTTGCAATTTTAAGTGGCTTTTTAACACTGCTTATTGTATTTGGCCTTGTTCGATTAAGCAGCAGGAGCTTAGCAATTGAAACCATCATCTTGGCGGGGATAATTGTAAGTGCCTTTATTGGAGCGATTGTGTCTTTGATTATTTCATTAAGTGATCAAGATTCGATGTCACAAATTATCTATTGGTTATATGGAAATGTGGGCATGAGAGGATGGAGCCATGTCCAGCTGATTGTACCATTTATGCTCCTTGGTTCGATTATATTGTTCGTTCACTATCGGGAGTTAAATGCGCTTGCCCTGGGGGAGGATGCTGCAGATCATATCGGTGTGGATGTAAAAAAAGGGAAAACCTATATCTTAATTGGTGCCTCTTTACTTACGGGAGCAGCAGTAGCTGTATCAGGATCGATTGGCTTTGTTGGACTCGTTATTCCACATCTTGTCCGCCTAGTAACCGGCCCGAATCATCGCTATGTCCTTCCATTATCGATGTTCGTTGGCGGTGGTTTTCTAATTTTAGCTGATTTAGTTTCGAGAACAATTATTGCTCCAAAGGAATTACCGATTGGCGTTATTACCGCATTGATCGGTGCACCAGTCTTCGCACTATTATTGATTAGAGAAAGAGTGGGACGGAGGGGATAGAAGATGATTAATGTTCAAGGTTTGAAGGGTGGGCACACTTATCCTCCAATTATTAATGGTGTCGATGTTGAGATTGAACAAGGTGAATTCTTTGCCCTTCTTGGACCAAATGGCAGTGGAAAGACAACCCTTTTTAAGCTTATTACCGGTCAGTTACCGATTACTGAAGGGAAGATTTCTCTTTCTGGAAAAG from Neobacillus sp. FSL H8-0543 includes:
- a CDS encoding 3-oxoacid CoA-transferase subunit A, which gives rise to MIQKRFENTAKAVADVHDGATLLVGGFGGSGLPSQLIAALVVQGAKNLTVVSNNIGAVSDGVAALISNNQVKKIICSFPVGPHADDLIARLQKNTIELEIAPQGTLAERIRAGGAGIPAFYTPTAAHTELGEGKESRVFNGRLHILEHAITGDFAFIKGHQADRWGNLVYNKTQRNFNPVMATAARITIAEVDEIVEVGGLDPENIATPSVFVHRLVKLEAVNEGRVEVNG
- a CDS encoding 3-oxoacid CoA-transferase subunit B — translated: MGKDKQKVGWSKIDLASRVAQDLDDGWFVNLGIGIPTLVADVIPEGREIILHSENGLLGLGPKPEPGEEDMDLVNAGKEPITLKPGGCFFSQSDSFAMIRGGHLDAAVLGAFQVSMYGDLASWKVPNDPLGRVGGAMDLTVGAKRVFLCMQHCTRTGESKIVEECTYPLTAPRCVDRIYTDLAVIDVTDEGLVVQELAPGVTFEYLQEHTAAPIKIHAASLQKETLHNND
- a CDS encoding GntR family transcriptional regulator: MIRHAKKPSIDRSSSVPLYKQIKEILIEELQAANGESGRPFSTEQDLVQRFHVSRAPVRQALKELTDEGYVYRERAKGTFPVQDLPVRPPGLELGGLVGFLRDQGLDCTSKILGIDRVLPTVNLCANLGLDPTDKVLRISRLILLKEKPLVWAQTNLFVSEDFHPTKRELETVDSIFALLQSEQGIFISRGDHQIFSSCANPEEVELLNVQNGDPILVIETKLYTRNDRLIGWRRAIHRSDDYKFSFTVNR
- a CDS encoding NAD(P)/FAD-dependent oxidoreductase; protein product: MNSKSNLRIAILGGGIGGASAAVALRHAGFNVNVYEQAPAITEVGAGIGLRPPSINYYKEWGLLEEIERVTHKSVQIEILSDQAEVLLKEQWPALTDDTNEKWARLIHRADCLDTLINAIPSECLHLNHKCKDIVRHDDYAVIEFENGVKVEADLVIGADGIRSLTRSLFFSQAQPVFHHYHAYRALVNVDETYGLATGDTLRIVANDKVNIYLLPLKYRNQVSVDITVPHDDPTGRPKVPKEDMLNQLKNFHPDLQKIAENIDYWDVRALYDIDPVHQWSNSCITLLGDAAHSMLHNQGQGANMAIQDAGVLAECLLEADSVAEALQKYESLRKPVCHLFQNLSRQFHNDKEETFFPEKEFFEKTSE
- a CDS encoding alpha/beta hydrolase, with protein sequence MPVHPEIKKILDFIPQSDSKPKIIPEEHRKMFNAPVLPVEKRVQVHAVEERTVPTSEADILVRIYTPKEADSYPLLMYFHGGAFFTGNLESHDEVVRPICKESGYKVISIDYRLAPEHPYPAALVDCYHVTKWATEHKDELKWDGKNLAIAGDSSGGNLVAAVSLMARDKKEFTITKQVLYYPSLDLDFSEFRYPSLVENGKGYFVESDQLAEHNSFYLLGNVDTDHPLVSPIREENLEHLPAALVITAEYDPFRDEGELFAENLKKCGVQVETKRYEGATWLLRKVYPS
- a CDS encoding MFS transporter; protein product: MKNKKFWSYENKLVLIFFFTVGFVFFDRLAINYLFPMISVDLGLNYTQLGLLGAGLALTWSVSGPLGGFISDKVKSKKAMLAVLVLLFSFVSLMHGLAQTFIMLFVLRLLMGIVEGPLIPQTQSILAMESSERRRGFNLGFTMNTSNALFGSILAPVLLVGLATKFDWHIAFYLTIIPGLILSFFILKQVKNPDPAKFHFMHETKSSEKVKIKDVLKHRNIWLSVIVFSLVMTVLMAFQIFGPTYLVQAKGLSDTTMSFVMASFGVGYAIFGFLIPTLSERTGRKPASSLSGLLLILVPLSIVFVDSIPLMMLLLFIGSAGSGVIGMSMSVIPVESAPLQYSGLAVGLTIGVGEFFGGFLNPMINGRLADIYGIQTPLYVAAAAGVIAFLLTFFYKETAPAKVQLTPEQEANKNVPVV
- a CDS encoding DsbA family oxidoreductase encodes the protein MGKRRLEDAIKQINHPIEVTYRCYELDPTAERDIKENMYQMLARKYGMSIAQAKVNTGNVVQMAKEVGLEYQMDTMILTNTFDAHRLTMFAKTQGLMKEMTERILHAYFTESKHIGDHQTLTELAAEVGLNREAVEKMLASDEMADAVRADEQTAKQYRITGVPFFLINKKYALTGAQPTETFVQALEKIISEDEITILNNQDGTVCDDDGCEIPNK
- a CDS encoding cell wall hydrolase — its product is MPRVNYRNSDVDLMARMMRAEAEGEGKQGMLMVGNVIVNRVKADCIDFKDVRTVNDVIFQVQGGNFSFEAVQKGNVFYQRARTAEKRLAKQNLDYWREHPSKYSLWYFNPYGPCPPTWYDQPQSGQFKQHCYYEPKPGTCESVYIGP
- a CDS encoding DegV family protein, giving the protein MRRIILTTESGADLPVELANKHNVKVVPMHVIMDGEDYLDGSLPVTDIYDYYERTKKIPSTTSTNSHEYHEFFTKIKSDYPDCIIIHIGYTSKASSSFQNAIIATEELEDIFLIDALNVTGGLMTIVMYAVAILENEPTIEPVRLVDLIESMIPKTRFAFVPGSLDFLRAGGRVSNLAYLGGALLKIKPRIELIDGNLVSTKKYRGKMDVVTEKLMQDYLDQYDIDREQLYLIYSIGLDEGIKQRMEGNAKEAGFKNVKWVQAGAMISTHAGPGGFGIAGLEV
- a CDS encoding ABC transporter substrate-binding protein, encoding MKAFFKKWGLLSAVFLVSMVIIVGCGTQKQTTQNEKNGEKEVSQQEIDKKSAQSFPITLTDDAGREVTIEEKPETIVSIQTSSTEIAFALGLGDQIVGVSDYDNYPPEALEKEKVGAQDINVELVLTLLPDMALVTDYHYKTHPETLQQFEDAGINVIVIGSATSFENVYRNIDMIGTATGSETEANEIISDMKQRLSAIKEKAAEEITDKKKVWVEVSPAPDIFTTGTNTFMHEMLESIQATNAAEEHEGWVKLTEEEIVKLNPDVIITTYGYYVENPKDQVLARKGWAEVPALKKQQVFDVDSDTVTRPGPRLIEGVETLAELIYPEIFK
- a CDS encoding iron ABC transporter permease; amino-acid sequence: MRNLSTLKFLNNKIAWLYLLSGGFVLSTALLGLLISSVQVPVSTILHIIIDKSLSLGWLEDIARNEEMIIWNIRLPRVLLAFCVGASLALAGSAFQGLLRNPLADPYTIGVSSGASLGAVFVLFFQVTIVGIGNFTLPVVAILSGFLTLLIVFGLVRLSSRSLAIETIILAGIIVSAFIGAIVSLIISLSDQDSMSQIIYWLYGNVGMRGWSHVQLIVPFMLLGSIILFVHYRELNALALGEDAADHIGVDVKKGKTYILIGASLLTGAAVAVSGSIGFVGLVIPHLVRLVTGPNHRYVLPLSMFVGGGFLILADLVSRTIIAPKELPIGVITALIGAPVFALLLIRERVGRRG